Genomic window (Sediminispirochaeta smaragdinae DSM 11293):
CAATTGATCGAGAACATCTTTTTGAGGAGCCTTATTGATCTTGATACAATATTCGCCCTCTTCATAAGCACAGTTTTTCATGCGGTGCTGGGGTGCAGCAATCCTCTCTTGTAACAAAATAGTATCTAATAGGCGGGAAGGATCCTGCAAAAGTTCAATATTCCCGTCTATATATAATGATTTCTCATATTGTCCTAGTACAACATGCGGATGAATCTTAAGAAACCTATTGCGCATAACAGCATCAAATCTGTCGTCAGAAAAAGGTATGAGCGTCCACCCCTGATATTTTTTCCTTTTATCACATGTAGTAAAACATACAAAATCGCAATGAGCCGTATGAAATTTGATGGGCCTTAAACGATCGTAATTATCGAAGATTGCGGTATATACGACATTGCGTGCCAAGATTGCTATCCCGCTTTGCGATTCATTATGGACACGCTACTCACCGTAAAACTCTCGATACCATTCAACAAACTGCGCGATCCCCGCTTCCACAGGCGTAGAGGGCCTGTAGGCGAAATCCCGTTCAAGGCAGGAGGTATCGGCCCAGGTGATGGGAACATCGCCTGGCTGTATGGGAAGTAAATTCCTTTGGGCCTTACGTCCGGAATATTTTTCAAGGAGGTCGATAAACTCCGAGAGATCGACAGGTTTTCCCCTCCCTATATTGTAGAGAGTGTGGGAACCATCATTTTTAGGAGAAGAAATAACCTGTACAACTCCCGAGACAATATCGTCGATATAGGTAAAATCCCGCTTCATATTACCATTATTGAATACCTTGATGGGCCTGCCTTCAAACATTGCGGAAAGAAAAAGCGTCGGAGCCATATCGGGACGCCCCCAAGGACCGTATACGGTAAAAAAGCGGAGCCCCACAGTAGAAAAGCCGTATAGGCGACTATAGGCAGATGCCATAAGCTCGTTGGCCTTTTTAGTTGCAGCGTACAAGCTGACCGGATTATCGACCCGATCGCTTTCCCGAAAAGGCACCGAACGATTTTCTCCATAGACACTGGAACTTGATGCGTACACAAGATACGAAACGTCGGCATGACGACACGCCTCAAGGATCGAAAGGAACCCAGTCAAATTGCTATCCGCATAAGCAAAAGGATTTTCCAGACTATAGCGAACCCCGGCCTGTGCCGCCAAGTTACAGACAACATCAAAATTCTCTTCCCGAAAAAGACGGGCAACAGCATCCCTATCTTCAAGGGCCAATTGCATAAAACGGTATTCGGGGTAACAGGAAGAACCTATCATTTTTCCATATTCCACACCCTCCTCCCCGATACCGGTCGTATGAAGGCGTGCATATTTCAAAGCTGTATCATAATAGTCATTAATCGAATCAATACCGACAACCGTCCATCCTGCATCAAGCAATGTACAGACGGTTGCATGACCGATAAACCCCGCCGCTCCCGTTACAAGTATCTTCTTCACTTCAGCCTCTTCATCAATTGGTCTTCCACCCATGTTGCCATCACATCCATCCGCTTTCCGAACATACTCGGCAAATGAATGGGAACACCAAGCTTTCTCGCTCCCGGTTCTTCTTCGACTTGACTTGCACTGTACACATACAGATATCCATCGGCAGTGAACATCAACATTTCGCTTCGAGTTCCTCCGGCTTTCAGAACAGGGACAATGGCGTACCACATCCGTTCAATATTTGTCGAACGAAAACTAAGAAAGTCGTCACCAACCTCAATTTCTTCCTTCAAAACGGTTCCGGAAAAATTCGCCTCGTCAACATATTGGTAGTATGAAATTGACTGAGGTACATCCTCAGGCGTGTAGGAAAAAGAATCCTTCCTTTTCCCCTTCTTATCCGAAATATATGTCTCCTCAAACAAAACGACATCCTCATCCCGCCTGGAACTGTGGTAGGTATAACCTACTTGTGTTTCCGGAGTGCCAAGAACGTTCACCACTGCGGTAAAAAGTTCCCTATCCGAAAGATCCAATTGGGCAGGGAGCTTTATACGATACAGTTTCTGAACCGTAACCTCCGGCCGGTAGTCGAAAAAACGCTCTCGCAGGGCATCGGCACCAGGCACATCAGGAAGCAATGTCAGGATAGGTATCTCTCCTTCTTCCCAACGAATCGTATCATGCAGAGGATAATCGCCATCAGGATGATCGGATAGTAAAGAGAAAGGGACCGCGAAAAGGGGAGTTCCCATTGCAAGAAAGAGAATCAGAGAAAAAAAGACAACGGAATACCCAATGTTAATGTGTTGCTGTTTCATAGTGTAAAAGTAACACAAAAAGTCTATAGATTACTATTACAATTCTCCAGACGATTCTAAAATCGAGGATGCTTGGATTGAGTTGATGCCGGAAGTAATATCTCAAACATATCATTATTCCAGACAGCCTCGTAGCGGTTCCTTTGAATAAAATCATTCATAAGATTACGAACGCCAACGGCCTCCCTTTTTGAAGATAATGGCCCATTGTTCGGCCAACCTTTACGGGTATCATGCAAAGCACGAATCATTGGCGGGTAGCTCGTAGTTGTCGCTTCAATTTTTTGCAATAATTGGCGAAAATAGTCCGGTTCATAAAGAACGGGCCAAGGGTTATGTAAATAGGGGCGCGTTCTTAATATATAATGAAAGATTCCGATACTCTCTAAAGTTATCAATTCATCACCAGGTGCCACATAATTATGTAATTGTGCAACGGCTTCATCTATAAGATGAGCGCGTGTTTTCGTGGTATAAACCCCTCTCAAAGAGGAATCTGTCATCCCTGTAGTAAGCAATCGACGGTTATGTGAGTCACGATAAATACCATTGTATAAATCGATCCCCCCAAGTGGTAAAACTATTGCTATGAGGATTACAGGAACAACGGCACATACCGATCTACCACGACTTTCGGTCTGAAAAAAAACACTGTCGGAAGTGGATAAAATTGCAAGCACAACAGGAATGGATAAGGTAAAACCATAACTAGAAACCTTGAGGCCAGTGTCGGAACCTACAGAAAGAGCAAGAAGTAAACAGATAGAAACCATAGCCAAAAGTGTTCTTTCCGAACCAAAACGCTTCGGGAAAAATATTGGAATCCCACAAATAAGATAGCACACCCCAGAAAGGCCCCAAATACCAGTCCGCACCGAAAGCCTGCTATCAACGAAAAAGGAGGTAGTAATAATCAAAGCGAAGAAAAAATATTTTATTATCACATGCTTGCTATCATCAATAGTAGCCAGCACAGCAGAAAAGAGTCCAGCAACCGAAATAATGCCGATACCAACTAATAATGCTTGCAGATTTTGACGTATAAACCTTGTAAACATTCGAAATGGACCATAGGAATCATGGACTGAAGACTTCAGAAAAAGAAGGGACAAAGACTCGTGATATAATTCCAAATGACCCATCAAATACATGATACCAACAATGATAAGCAGCATGGCAAGAACACCGATACAATAGCCTAAAAAAATCCGTACCCCCTTACGTTGATCAAGACCAAGGGAAAAAATCGCATAAGGAATGCACATAAGCATGCCAATGCCAAGTATTCCTGATAAACGTGCGAAGGTAGCAAGAATTACGGCCATTCCGCTAGTTAAAGCCCGTGCAAAGCCTCCGGATGTTATCGATTTTACAAGCGCCACGCCGGAAACAATAAGAAAGAACGCCGAGGTATTATTATAATGGACAATGGTGATTTTTCCGGCAAACGCATAACAAAGACCGAGAAACAACCCGAGGTAAAGCATGTTCGGAGTCAAATAATCACGTAAAGTATAATAAACAATGGCGGCCGAAGCCCAAAAAAGAAGCACCGCTCCAAGCTTCATTCCGTAAAGACCAAGGCCCGAAAATACCTTCATGCAAAGACCACCGAGAATATTTGTCAACCAGAGATGAAACCAGTATGAAACAGAATCGGGTGCAGAAAAAATATTTCGATAGTTAGCAAGCAGCCAACCGGTATCGGTAAAATCAAGGCCCTGGAACATTAAAGCCAAAGGAACTGTGATAACGGCAGCGAGAGCCAAAAGCCCCCCTGCATTTTGCAAACGGTTCAGTGACATATTGTTCCGCCTTTTACAAACAGCATCATATGGCCAACAAGGAAGAATATCAAAACATAGCCATACACGCTTTTAAACCACTGTTCACTCAAAATACAGGTAACATGCCCGGATAGGTCTCCCGCGTATGTATCTGAGGTAAAACGCATGGGGGCTCTATTTTCTATAATCGAAATCATCGATGGGAAAAAAAGCATCATTCCCGATAAGGCGTATTTATTATCACGAGTAGACCATATGGAAAGCACAAGCAGGAAAAAAACACCGAGTACGGCGAGGAGCCTACGGTACTCCGGATGGTGACGCGTTTCCGCTATCAAGGTAAAACAGAACAGAACCAAAGCAAAGCCGAGCAACGTGTCTGCATAGATAATATGAAACTCATTCATAGCCAAGCCTAGGGCAGCCAACAAGAAAATGAAAAAAGGTATAAACACACGACGGGGTAGCCGATCGGCAAGGAAACCAACGCCTGTTATCCCTAAACAGAAGGCA
Coding sequences:
- a CDS encoding glycosyltransferase domain-containing protein; the protein is MARNVVYTAIFDNYDRLRPIKFHTAHCDFVCFTTCDKRKKYQGWTLIPFSDDRFDAVMRNRFLKIHPHVVLGQYEKSLYIDGNIELLQDPSRLLDTILLQERIAAPQHRMKNCAYEEGEYCIKINKAPQKDVLDQLAYYEAAGFPRNWGLTENNLLMRRHNDPAVIKLMDCWWEQLQRWSKRDQICFPFCQWQTGITVKAIALDIRLPNRYFRWWQHDTKAIGIIKRQYRILKKRITWRLYRFREKNCSIL
- a CDS encoding NAD-dependent epimerase/dehydratase family protein, which translates into the protein MKKILVTGAAGFIGHATVCTLLDAGWTVVGIDSINDYYDTALKYARLHTTGIGEEGVEYGKMIGSSCYPEYRFMQLALEDRDAVARLFREENFDVVCNLAAQAGVRYSLENPFAYADSNLTGFLSILEACRHADVSYLVYASSSSVYGENRSVPFRESDRVDNPVSLYAATKKANELMASAYSRLYGFSTVGLRFFTVYGPWGRPDMAPTLFLSAMFEGRPIKVFNNGNMKRDFTYIDDIVSGVVQVISSPKNDGSHTLYNIGRGKPVDLSEFIDLLEKYSGRKAQRNLLPIQPGDVPITWADTSCLERDFAYRPSTPVEAGIAQFVEWYREFYGE
- a CDS encoding DUF6675 family protein is translated as MKQQHINIGYSVVFFSLILFLAMGTPLFAVPFSLLSDHPDGDYPLHDTIRWEEGEIPILTLLPDVPGADALRERFFDYRPEVTVQKLYRIKLPAQLDLSDRELFTAVVNVLGTPETQVGYTYHSSRRDEDVVLFEETYISDKKGKRKDSFSYTPEDVPQSISYYQYVDEANFSGTVLKEEIEVGDDFLSFRSTNIERMWYAIVPVLKAGGTRSEMLMFTADGYLYVYSASQVEEEPGARKLGVPIHLPSMFGKRMDVMATWVEDQLMKRLK